One genomic window of Paraburkholderia acidiphila includes the following:
- a CDS encoding 2-isopropylmalate synthase — protein sequence MAADKLIIFDTTLRDGEQSPGASMTKEEKIRIAKQLERMKVDIIEAGFAASSNGDFDAIHTIAGMVKDSTICSLARANDKDIQRAADALKPADHFRIHTFIATSALHMEKKLRMSPEQVLEQAKLAVRFARKFTNDVEFSPEDGSRSDMDFLCRVLEAVINEGATTINIADTVGYGIPELYGNLVKTLRERIPNSDKAVFSVHCHNDLGMAVANSLAGVQIGGARQVECTINGLGERAGNTSLEEIVMAVKTRKDYFGLDLGIDTTQIVPASKLVSQITGFVVQPNKAVVGANAFAHASGIHQDGVLKARDTYEIMRAEDVGWSANKIVLGKLSGRNAFKQRLQELGITLDSEGELNNAFARFKELADRKAEIFDEDIIAIVTEESAQAQDQEHFKFISLAQHSETGERPHARVVFSADGKEVTGEAAGNGPVDATLNAIETEVGSGSELLLYSVNAITTGTQAQGEVTVRLSKAGRIVNGVGTDPDIVAASAKAYISALNKLYSGDKVNPQRSEAV from the coding sequence ATGGCAGCAGACAAGCTCATCATCTTCGATACGACGTTGCGTGACGGCGAGCAGTCGCCCGGTGCGTCGATGACGAAGGAAGAGAAAATCCGCATCGCGAAGCAGCTCGAGCGCATGAAGGTCGACATCATCGAAGCGGGCTTCGCGGCCAGCTCGAACGGCGACTTCGACGCGATCCACACGATCGCCGGCATGGTGAAGGACAGCACGATCTGCTCGCTCGCCCGCGCGAACGACAAGGACATCCAGCGCGCCGCCGACGCACTCAAGCCCGCCGACCACTTCCGCATCCACACGTTCATCGCTACCTCGGCGCTGCACATGGAGAAGAAGCTGCGCATGTCGCCCGAGCAGGTGCTCGAGCAGGCGAAGCTGGCGGTGCGCTTTGCACGCAAGTTCACGAACGACGTGGAGTTCTCGCCCGAAGACGGCAGCCGCTCGGACATGGACTTCCTGTGCCGCGTGCTCGAAGCCGTGATCAACGAAGGCGCGACGACGATCAATATCGCCGATACGGTCGGCTACGGCATTCCCGAGCTGTACGGCAACCTCGTCAAGACGCTGCGCGAGCGCATTCCGAACTCGGACAAGGCCGTGTTCTCGGTGCACTGCCACAACGACCTCGGCATGGCCGTGGCGAACTCGCTGGCCGGCGTGCAGATCGGCGGCGCACGCCAGGTGGAGTGCACGATCAACGGTCTCGGCGAGCGCGCGGGCAACACGTCGCTCGAAGAAATCGTGATGGCCGTGAAGACCCGCAAGGACTACTTCGGTCTCGATCTCGGCATCGACACCACGCAGATCGTGCCGGCTTCGAAGCTCGTTTCGCAGATCACCGGTTTCGTCGTGCAGCCGAATAAGGCAGTGGTCGGCGCGAACGCGTTTGCGCACGCTTCGGGCATTCACCAGGACGGCGTGCTCAAGGCCCGCGACACCTACGAAATCATGCGCGCGGAAGACGTGGGCTGGAGCGCGAACAAGATCGTGCTCGGCAAGCTCTCGGGCCGCAACGCGTTCAAGCAGCGTCTGCAGGAACTGGGCATCACGCTCGACAGCGAAGGCGAACTGAATAACGCGTTCGCGCGCTTCAAGGAACTGGCCGACCGCAAGGCCGAAATCTTCGACGAAGACATCATCGCAATCGTCACGGAAGAGTCGGCTCAGGCGCAGGATCAGGAGCACTTCAAGTTCATCTCGCTCGCGCAGCACTCGGAAACGGGTGAGCGTCCGCACGCACGCGTGGTGTTCTCTGCCGACGGCAAGGAAGTGACCGGCGAAGCCGCGGGCAACGGCCCGGTGGACGCCACGCTCAACGCCATCGAAACCGAAGTGGGCAGCGGCTCGGAGCTTCTGCTGTACTCGGTGAACGCGATCACGACGGGCACCCAGGCGCAGGGCGAAGTGACGGTGCGTCTCTCGAAGGCCGGCCGCATCGTCAATGGCGTGGGTACCGATCCGGATATCGTGGCTGCTTCCGCGAAGGCGTATATCTCGGCGCTCAACAAGCTCTATTCGGGCGACAAGGTGAATCCGCAGCGTTCCGAAGCGGTGTGA
- a CDS encoding NAD(P)H-quinone oxidoreductase, whose protein sequence is MKAVEITEFGAPDVLKLAERPTPEPKAGEVLIKVSASGVNRPDVFQRKGSYAPPPGISDLPGLEVAGEIVGGSIDEKNNPFGLKIGDRVCALIAGGGYAEYAVAPLGQCLPVPKGLTDVEAASLPETFFTVWSNVFQRAYLGQGEGGENETLLVQGGSSGIGVTAIQIAHALGFRVFATAGSDDKCHACEALGADRAINYRTSDFVEVVKALTNDRGVDVILDMVAGGYVARELSALATGGRIVLIATLGGSKAELNMGEILRRRLTVTGSTLRARSVEFKAQIAQELKAKVWPLIEEGRIKPVVFRVFPAAQAAEAHALMESSEHIGKIMLDWSGAA, encoded by the coding sequence ATGAAGGCAGTCGAGATTACGGAATTCGGTGCGCCGGACGTGCTCAAGCTGGCCGAACGGCCAACCCCTGAGCCGAAGGCCGGCGAAGTGCTGATCAAGGTGAGCGCCTCGGGCGTGAACCGTCCTGACGTGTTCCAGCGCAAGGGCTCGTACGCGCCGCCGCCGGGCATTTCCGACCTGCCGGGGCTCGAGGTGGCGGGCGAGATCGTCGGCGGCTCGATCGATGAGAAGAACAATCCGTTCGGGCTGAAGATTGGCGATCGCGTGTGCGCGCTGATTGCGGGCGGCGGTTACGCCGAATACGCGGTCGCACCGCTCGGGCAATGCCTGCCGGTGCCCAAGGGGCTCACGGACGTCGAGGCGGCCTCGCTGCCCGAAACCTTCTTCACGGTCTGGAGCAATGTGTTCCAGCGCGCCTATCTCGGCCAGGGCGAGGGCGGCGAAAACGAGACGCTGCTCGTGCAGGGCGGCTCGAGCGGCATCGGCGTGACGGCGATCCAGATCGCGCACGCCCTTGGCTTTCGCGTGTTCGCCACCGCGGGTTCGGACGACAAGTGTCACGCCTGTGAGGCGCTTGGCGCCGATCGCGCCATCAACTACCGCACCAGCGATTTCGTGGAAGTCGTGAAGGCGCTCACGAACGACCGCGGCGTGGACGTGATTCTCGACATGGTCGCCGGCGGCTATGTGGCGCGCGAGCTTTCCGCCCTCGCAACCGGTGGCCGAATCGTGCTGATCGCGACGCTCGGCGGCTCCAAGGCCGAACTCAACATGGGCGAGATCCTGCGCCGCCGCCTCACGGTGACCGGTTCGACGCTGCGTGCGCGCTCTGTGGAATTCAAGGCGCAGATTGCCCAGGAGCTCAAGGCGAAGGTCTGGCCCCTGATCGAAGAGGGTCGCATCAAACCCGTCGTGTTCCGTGTATTTCCCGCCGCGCAGGCTGCCGAAGCCCATGCGTTGATGGAGAGCAGCGAGCATATCGGCAAGATCATGCTCGACTGGAGCGGCGCGGCCTGA
- the pssA gene encoding CDP-diacylglycerol--serine O-phosphatidyltransferase, with protein sequence MAGFKQRRPRNPAGAPLPRPFRRNKAVQEPMGVAANRRAARQEFLKKRGIYLLPNAFTTAALFCGFFAVVQAMNVRFEVAAIAIFVAMVLDGMDGRVARMTHSQSAFGEQFDSLSDMVSFGVAPALVMYEWVLKDLGRWGWLAAFIYCSGAALRLARFNTNIGVVDKRFFQGMPSPAAAALIAGFVWLATDNRVPVKLSWLPWVAFVLTIYAGVTMVSNAPFYSGKALDVRHRVPFAATLLVVVAFVLVSSDPPLMLFGLFVLYGLSGYVFWAWQAVRGRSNPARSSPRER encoded by the coding sequence ATGGCCGGATTCAAACAGCGTCGACCCCGTAACCCCGCCGGCGCGCCGCTGCCGCGGCCGTTCCGGCGCAACAAGGCCGTGCAGGAACCGATGGGCGTCGCCGCGAACCGGCGCGCGGCGCGCCAGGAGTTCCTGAAGAAGCGCGGCATCTACCTGCTGCCCAACGCGTTCACCACGGCGGCGCTCTTCTGCGGCTTCTTCGCGGTCGTGCAGGCCATGAACGTGCGTTTCGAGGTGGCGGCCATCGCCATTTTCGTGGCGATGGTGCTCGACGGCATGGACGGGCGCGTGGCGCGCATGACGCACTCGCAGAGCGCGTTCGGCGAGCAGTTCGACAGCCTTTCGGACATGGTGTCGTTCGGCGTCGCGCCGGCGCTCGTGATGTACGAGTGGGTGCTCAAGGATCTCGGGCGCTGGGGCTGGCTCGCGGCTTTTATCTACTGTTCGGGGGCGGCGCTGCGTCTCGCGCGCTTCAACACGAATATCGGCGTGGTGGACAAGCGCTTCTTCCAGGGCATGCCGAGCCCGGCAGCGGCCGCGCTGATCGCCGGCTTCGTCTGGCTGGCCACCGACAACCGCGTGCCCGTGAAGCTGTCGTGGCTGCCGTGGGTGGCCTTCGTGCTGACGATCTACGCGGGCGTGACGATGGTGTCGAATGCGCCGTTCTACAGCGGCAAGGCGCTGGATGTGCGCCATCGCGTGCCGTTCGCGGCCACGCTGCTCGTGGTGGTGGCGTTCGTGCTGGTGTCGTCCGATCCGCCGTTGATGCTGTTCGGCCTCTTCGTGCTCTACGGGCTTTCGGGCTATGTGTTCTGGGCCTGGCAGGCCGTGCGCGGGCGCTCGAACCCGGCGCGTTCTTCGCCGCGCGAGCGGTAG
- the rpsO gene encoding 30S ribosomal protein S15 has translation MSVADIKKSDVVAQFARGTNDTGSPEVQVALLTSRINELTSHFKSHAKDHHSRRGLLRMVSRRRKLLDYLKGKDADRYRALIEKLGLRK, from the coding sequence ATGTCCGTAGCAGATATCAAGAAGTCCGACGTCGTCGCGCAATTCGCGCGCGGCACCAATGACACGGGTTCGCCCGAAGTTCAGGTTGCGCTCCTGACGTCGCGTATCAACGAACTGACCTCGCACTTCAAGTCGCACGCGAAGGATCACCACAGCCGCCGTGGTCTGCTGCGCATGGTGAGCCGCCGCCGCAAGCTGCTCGACTACCTGAAGGGCAAGGACGCCGACCGTTACCGCGCGCTGATCGAAAAGCTGGGTCTGCGTAAGTAA
- a CDS encoding NADH-quinone oxidoreductase subunit A: MNLAAYFPVLLFLLVGVGLGIALVTIGKVLGPNRPDSEKNSPYECGFEAFEDARMKFDVRYYLVAILFIIFDLETAFLFPWGVALRDIGWPGFLSMMLFLLEFLLGFAYIWKKGGLDWE; this comes from the coding sequence TTGAACCTCGCTGCCTATTTCCCCGTCCTTCTGTTCCTCCTCGTGGGTGTTGGTCTGGGCATAGCGCTAGTGACGATCGGCAAGGTCCTCGGTCCCAACCGGCCAGACAGCGAAAAGAATTCGCCGTACGAATGCGGCTTCGAAGCCTTCGAAGACGCTCGAATGAAGTTCGACGTACGCTACTACCTGGTCGCCATTCTTTTCATCATCTTCGACCTCGAAACGGCGTTCCTGTTTCCGTGGGGCGTGGCCCTGCGCGATATCGGCTGGCCGGGTTTCCTGTCGATGATGCTGTTTCTGCTCGAATTCCTGCTGGGCTTTGCCTACATCTGGAAGAAGGGCGGTCTCGACTGGGAATAA
- the pnp gene encoding polyribonucleotide nucleotidyltransferase — protein sequence MTMFNKVVKEFKWGQHNVRLETGEIARQASGAVIVDVEDTVVLATVVGAKTAKPGQDFFPLTVDYIEKTYSAGKIPGGFFRREGRPSEGETLISRLIDRPLRPLFPEGYYNEVQVVIHVLSINPEVPADIPALIGASAALAISGLPFNGPVGAARVAYINNEYVLNPTRAQIKESRLDLVVAGTERAVLMVESEADQLPEDVMLGAVVFGHEQMQTAIDAIHELVRDGGKPEWDWTPAPKDEALIARVTAIANDSLLAAYQLRDKQQRSTKLKEVYAATSAKLEEEAAAAGTTAADKATVGNIVFDLEAKIVRSQILNGEPRIDGRDTRTVRPIEIRTGVLPRTHGSALFTRGETQALVVATLGTKGDEQIIDALEGEYRDRFMLHYNMPPFATGETGRVGSPKRREIGHGRLAKRALVACLPSAEEFGYSIRVVSEITESNGSSSMASVCGGCLALMDAGVPMKAHVAGIAMGLILEGNKFAVLTDILGDEDHLGDMDFKVAGTEAGVTALQMDIKIQGITKEIMQVALAQAKEGRMHILGKMTSAVSGVNTELSAYAPRMITIKINPEKIRDVIGKGGSVIRALTEETGTTIDISDDGVVTIASTSSEGMAEAKKRIENITAEIEVGQVYEGAVLKLLDFGAIVNLLPGKDGLLHISEIANERIKDINDYLKEGQIVKVKVIQTDEKGRVRLSAKALLNEQAGGAPQGEPQQ from the coding sequence ATGACCATGTTCAATAAAGTCGTGAAGGAATTCAAATGGGGCCAGCACAACGTGCGCCTCGAAACGGGTGAGATCGCCCGTCAGGCCAGCGGTGCTGTCATCGTCGACGTCGAAGACACCGTCGTGCTCGCGACCGTTGTCGGCGCGAAGACCGCCAAGCCGGGTCAGGACTTCTTCCCGCTCACCGTCGACTACATCGAAAAGACCTATTCGGCCGGCAAGATCCCGGGCGGTTTCTTCCGCCGCGAAGGCCGTCCGTCGGAAGGCGAGACGCTGATCTCGCGCCTGATCGACCGTCCGCTGCGTCCGCTGTTCCCGGAAGGCTATTACAACGAAGTCCAGGTCGTGATCCACGTCCTGTCGATCAACCCGGAAGTCCCGGCTGACATCCCCGCGCTGATCGGCGCGTCGGCTGCGCTGGCCATCTCGGGTCTGCCGTTCAACGGCCCGGTCGGCGCCGCACGCGTGGCCTACATCAACAACGAGTACGTGCTGAACCCGACGCGCGCGCAGATCAAGGAATCGCGCCTCGACCTCGTGGTGGCCGGTACCGAGCGTGCCGTGCTGATGGTGGAATCGGAAGCCGACCAGCTGCCGGAAGACGTGATGCTCGGCGCGGTCGTGTTCGGCCACGAGCAGATGCAAACGGCCATCGACGCGATCCACGAACTGGTGCGCGACGGCGGCAAGCCCGAGTGGGACTGGACGCCGGCGCCGAAGGACGAAGCGCTCATCGCGCGCGTCACGGCTATCGCCAACGACAGCCTGCTCGCCGCGTACCAGCTGCGCGACAAGCAACAACGCTCGACCAAGCTGAAGGAAGTCTACGCAGCCACGTCGGCCAAGCTCGAAGAAGAAGCGGCTGCGGCCGGCACGACGGCGGCCGACAAGGCCACGGTCGGCAACATCGTGTTCGACCTCGAAGCGAAGATCGTCCGCTCGCAGATCCTGAACGGCGAGCCGCGTATCGACGGCCGCGACACGCGCACCGTGCGTCCGATCGAGATCCGCACGGGCGTCCTGCCGCGCACCCACGGTTCGGCGCTGTTCACGCGCGGCGAAACGCAGGCGCTGGTCGTGGCGACGCTCGGCACCAAGGGCGACGAGCAGATCATCGACGCGCTCGAAGGCGAGTACCGCGACCGCTTCATGCTCCACTACAACATGCCCCCGTTCGCGACCGGCGAAACGGGCCGTGTTGGCTCGCCCAAGCGCCGTGAAATCGGCCACGGCCGTCTCGCGAAGCGCGCGCTCGTCGCGTGCCTGCCGAGCGCCGAAGAGTTCGGCTACTCGATCCGCGTGGTCTCGGAAATCACCGAGTCGAACGGTTCGTCGTCGATGGCTTCGGTGTGCGGCGGCTGCCTCGCGCTGATGGACGCCGGCGTGCCGATGAAGGCGCACGTCGCGGGTATCGCGATGGGCCTGATCCTCGAAGGCAACAAGTTCGCCGTGCTGACCGACATCCTCGGCGACGAAGATCACCTCGGCGACATGGACTTCAAGGTGGCGGGTACGGAAGCTGGCGTGACCGCGCTGCAGATGGACATCAAGATCCAGGGCATCACGAAGGAAATCATGCAGGTCGCCCTCGCGCAAGCGAAGGAAGGCCGTATGCACATCCTCGGCAAGATGACCTCGGCGGTGTCGGGCGTGAACACGGAGCTGTCGGCTTACGCTCCGCGCATGATCACCATCAAGATCAACCCGGAAAAGATCCGCGACGTGATCGGCAAGGGCGGTTCGGTGATCCGCGCGCTGACGGAAGAAACCGGCACGACGATCGACATTTCGGACGACGGCGTCGTGACCATCGCTTCGACGTCGAGCGAAGGCATGGCCGAAGCGAAGAAGCGCATCGAGAACATCACGGCCGAAATCGAAGTGGGCCAGGTGTACGAAGGCGCGGTTCTCAAGCTGCTGGACTTCGGCGCGATCGTGAACCTGCTGCCGGGCAAGGATGGTCTGCTGCACATCTCCGAGATCGCCAACGAGCGTATCAAGGACATCAACGACTATCTGAAGGAAGGCCAGATCGTGAAGGTCAAGGTCATCCAGACGGACGAGAAGGGCCGCGTGCGCCTGTCCGCCAAGGCGCTGCTCAACGAGCAAGCGGGTGGCGCACCGCAGGGCGAGCCGCAGCAGTAA
- a CDS encoding NADH-quinone oxidoreductase subunit C, with product MASKLETLKANLEAALGARIVSLTEALGELTLVVKAGDSLAVAKELRDNPSLRFEQLLDLCGVDYQTFGDGAWEGPRFAAVSHLLSLANNWRVRLRVFAPDDEVPIVPSLVEIWNSANWYEREAFDLFGIVFEGHPDLRRILTDYGFIGHPFRKDFPVSGYVEMRYDPEQKRVVYQPVTIEPREITPRVIREDRYGGLKKH from the coding sequence ATGGCAAGCAAACTCGAGACCCTGAAAGCGAACCTCGAAGCGGCCCTTGGCGCGCGCATCGTCAGCCTCACCGAGGCGCTCGGCGAGCTGACGCTGGTCGTCAAGGCGGGCGATTCCCTCGCGGTGGCCAAGGAGCTGCGCGACAATCCCTCGCTGCGCTTCGAGCAACTGCTCGACCTGTGCGGCGTCGACTACCAGACCTTCGGCGACGGCGCGTGGGAAGGCCCGCGCTTTGCCGCCGTGTCGCATCTGCTCTCCCTCGCGAACAACTGGCGCGTGCGTCTGCGCGTGTTCGCGCCGGACGACGAAGTGCCGATCGTGCCCTCGCTCGTCGAGATCTGGAATTCGGCCAACTGGTACGAGCGCGAAGCGTTCGACCTGTTCGGCATCGTCTTCGAAGGCCACCCCGACCTGCGCCGCATCCTGACCGACTACGGTTTCATCGGCCACCCGTTCCGCAAGGACTTCCCGGTTTCGGGCTATGTCGAAATGCGTTACGACCCGGAGCAGAAGCGCGTGGTCTACCAGCCCGTCACGATCGAGCCGCGCGAGATCACGCCGCGTGTGATTCGCGAAGATCGCTACGGCGGTCTGAAGAAACACTAA
- a CDS encoding branched-chain amino acid ABC transporter substrate-binding protein: MAAMAAGLAGATGAQADEMPTGKPIQLALIEGMSGPFADAGAAVERNLRFGVERVNASGGVVLRDGRHPLELVTLDSKGSPEAALVQLRMAQDRRIGYVMQGNSSAVAAALVTAIDRQNERDPQNRQIFLNYSADDPALTNANCSFWHFRFDAHAGMRMDALADVIAADKSVKKVYLLNQDYSFGHDVSTLARAALAKDRPDIAIVGDEFHPIGRVKDFAPYIAKIRAAGADAVITGNWGNDLTLLVKAAREQGLDTKFYTFYGNSLGAPAALGDAGVKRVIAVADWHPNVGGAASDAWYKAFRARYPAAKDDYPVLRMSMMVELLAQAMTKAGTADPEAVARVLEGMRFKGDEAGFHPMWMRADDHQVIQPLYVMEMDKQGTPGVRYDNEGSGYGFRTVLTLPAERTVPATVCQMKRP; encoded by the coding sequence ATGGCAGCGATGGCGGCAGGGCTTGCGGGCGCAACCGGGGCGCAGGCGGATGAGATGCCGACCGGCAAGCCGATCCAGCTCGCGCTCATCGAAGGCATGTCCGGCCCGTTCGCGGATGCGGGCGCGGCCGTGGAGCGCAACCTGCGCTTCGGCGTGGAGCGGGTCAACGCGAGCGGCGGCGTGGTGCTGCGCGACGGGCGGCATCCGCTCGAACTGGTCACGCTCGACAGCAAGGGCAGCCCGGAGGCGGCGCTCGTGCAGTTGCGCATGGCGCAGGACCGCCGGATCGGCTATGTCATGCAGGGCAACAGCTCGGCGGTGGCGGCGGCGCTCGTTACGGCGATCGATCGCCAGAACGAGCGCGATCCGCAAAACCGCCAGATCTTCCTGAACTATTCCGCCGACGATCCCGCACTGACGAACGCGAATTGCAGCTTCTGGCATTTCCGCTTCGACGCGCACGCGGGCATGCGCATGGACGCGCTGGCCGATGTCATCGCCGCGGACAAGTCGGTGAAGAAGGTGTATCTGCTCAACCAGGACTACAGCTTCGGCCACGACGTGAGCACGCTCGCTCGCGCTGCGCTCGCGAAGGATCGTCCGGACATTGCCATCGTCGGCGACGAGTTCCATCCCATTGGGCGCGTGAAGGACTTCGCGCCGTACATCGCGAAGATTCGCGCCGCGGGAGCCGACGCCGTCATCACCGGAAACTGGGGCAACGACCTCACGCTGCTCGTGAAGGCCGCGCGCGAGCAGGGGCTCGACACGAAGTTCTACACGTTCTACGGCAACAGCCTCGGCGCGCCGGCGGCGCTGGGCGACGCGGGCGTGAAGCGCGTGATCGCGGTGGCCGACTGGCACCCGAACGTGGGCGGCGCAGCCTCTGACGCGTGGTACAAGGCGTTCCGCGCGCGCTACCCGGCGGCTAAGGACGACTACCCGGTGCTGCGCATGTCGATGATGGTGGAGCTGCTCGCGCAGGCCATGACGAAGGCCGGCACGGCCGACCCCGAGGCGGTGGCGCGGGTGTTGGAGGGCATGCGCTTCAAAGGCGACGAAGCGGGCTTCCACCCGATGTGGATGCGCGCGGACGATCACCAGGTGATCCAGCCCCTTTACGTCATGGAAATGGACAAGCAGGGCACGCCCGGCGTGCGTTACGACAACGAGGGCTCAGGCTACGGCTTTCGCACTGTGCTGACGCTGCCTGCGGAGCGCACGGTGCCCGCGACTGTCTGCCAGATGAAGCGGCCCTGA
- the secG gene encoding preprotein translocase subunit SecG, translating into MLYLKTLIIVVQLLSALGVIGLVLLQHGKGADMGAAFGSGASGSLFGASGSANFLSRTTAVLATVFFVSTLALTYLGSYHAKPSAGVLGASVPAPVVASAPAVSAPVAPAPGASAPAAASPAAASQPGNDVPK; encoded by the coding sequence ATGCTGTATTTGAAAACGTTGATTATCGTCGTCCAGCTTCTGTCGGCGCTCGGGGTGATCGGCCTCGTCTTGCTGCAGCACGGCAAAGGCGCGGACATGGGCGCTGCTTTTGGCAGCGGCGCGTCGGGCAGCCTGTTCGGCGCGAGCGGTTCCGCGAACTTCCTTTCGCGTACTACTGCAGTTCTCGCAACGGTGTTTTTCGTATCGACCCTTGCGTTAACTTACCTGGGGTCGTATCATGCGAAGCCTTCGGCGGGCGTGCTTGGCGCTTCGGTTCCAGCCCCGGTCGTAGCTTCGGCGCCGGCTGTTTCGGCGCCGGTTGCACCTGCTCCTGGCGCATCCGCTCCGGCGGCGGCCTCGCCTGCGGCAGCCTCGCAACCCGGCAACGACGTACCGAAATAA
- a CDS encoding NuoB/complex I 20 kDa subunit family protein — protein MSIEGVLKEGFVTTTADKLINWTRTGSLWPMTFGLACCAVEMMHAGAARYDLDRFGVVFRPSPRQSDVMIVAGTLCNKMAPALRKVYDQMAEPRWVISMGSCANGGGYYHYSYSVVRGCDRIVPVDVYVPGCPPTAEALVYGVIQLQAKIRRTSTIARQ, from the coding sequence ATGAGTATCGAAGGGGTCTTGAAGGAAGGGTTTGTCACCACCACGGCTGACAAGCTGATCAACTGGACGCGCACTGGCTCGCTGTGGCCAATGACGTTCGGGCTGGCGTGTTGCGCGGTCGAGATGATGCACGCGGGCGCGGCCCGTTATGACCTGGACCGTTTCGGCGTGGTGTTTCGTCCGAGCCCGCGTCAGTCGGACGTCATGATCGTCGCCGGCACGCTCTGCAACAAGATGGCGCCCGCGCTGCGCAAGGTCTACGACCAGATGGCCGAGCCGCGCTGGGTCATTTCGATGGGGTCGTGCGCCAATGGCGGCGGCTACTACCACTATTCGTATTCGGTCGTGCGCGGTTGTGATCGCATCGTGCCGGTCGACGTCTATGTGCCGGGATGCCCGCCGACAGCGGAAGCCCTGGTCTACGGGGTGATCCAGTTGCAGGCGAAGATTCGCCGCACCAGCACCATCGCCCGTCAATAA
- a CDS encoding phosphatidylserine decarboxylase, whose amino-acid sequence MNYPHPIIAREGWPFIAIAAVVALLIHAVAGFGLAWPFWLILIFVVQFFRDPPRPIPSQANAVLCPADGRIVAVETAHDPYANREALKISVFMNVFNVHSQRSPVDGAVAKVEYFPGAYLNAAIDKASTENERNAVVLTMADGTTVTSVQIAGLIARRILCYVRAGEPLSRGQRYGFIRFGSRVDVYLPVGSRPRVSIGEKVSASSTILAELPTQSA is encoded by the coding sequence ATGAATTACCCCCATCCGATCATCGCGCGCGAAGGCTGGCCGTTCATCGCCATTGCGGCCGTCGTGGCGCTCTTGATCCATGCGGTCGCAGGCTTCGGACTCGCATGGCCCTTCTGGCTGATCCTGATCTTCGTCGTTCAGTTCTTCCGCGATCCGCCGCGCCCGATCCCGAGCCAGGCCAACGCCGTGCTGTGCCCGGCCGACGGCCGCATCGTCGCCGTGGAAACCGCGCACGACCCGTATGCAAACCGTGAAGCGCTCAAGATCAGCGTGTTCATGAACGTTTTCAACGTGCACTCGCAACGCTCGCCCGTGGATGGCGCCGTCGCAAAGGTCGAGTACTTCCCGGGCGCGTATCTGAACGCCGCCATCGACAAGGCTTCGACCGAGAACGAGCGCAACGCCGTGGTCCTGACGATGGCAGACGGCACGACCGTCACGTCGGTGCAGATCGCGGGCCTCATCGCGCGCCGCATTCTCTGCTACGTGCGCGCCGGCGAGCCGCTTTCGCGCGGCCAGCGCTATGGCTTCATCCGCTTCGGCTCGCGCGTCGATGTCTACCTGCCCGTGGGCAGCCGCCCGCGCGTGTCGATCGGCGAGAAGGTGTCCGCCTCGTCGACGATCCTCGCCGAACTGCCGACCCAATCGGCATAA
- the tpiA gene encoding triose-phosphate isomerase has protein sequence MTKQRSKLVVGNWKMHGRLAANAALLEGVARGAQALPPDVHVGVCVPFPYLAQAQALLGGSRVQWGAQDVSAHEQGAYTGEVAAGMVADFESAFAIVGHSERRAYHGESSELVAVKTQRALAAGLTPIVCVGETLEERESGATERVVGAQIDAVLAVLSVEEAARIVVAYEPVWAIGTGKSASSEQAQQMHAFLRARLAAKGAQVADVPLLYGGSVKPENAAELFRQADIDGGLIGGASLKAGDFLAICAAATAGASVAS, from the coding sequence ATGACGAAACAACGATCGAAGCTCGTAGTCGGTAACTGGAAGATGCACGGCCGCCTCGCGGCCAATGCAGCACTGCTGGAAGGCGTTGCACGAGGCGCGCAGGCGCTGCCCCCGGACGTGCATGTTGGTGTGTGCGTGCCGTTTCCGTATCTCGCGCAGGCGCAGGCGCTGCTCGGCGGCAGCCGGGTTCAGTGGGGCGCGCAGGACGTTTCGGCGCACGAGCAGGGCGCCTATACGGGCGAGGTCGCGGCAGGCATGGTTGCCGACTTCGAATCCGCTTTTGCGATCGTTGGCCACTCGGAGCGCCGCGCTTACCACGGCGAAAGCTCCGAACTCGTCGCCGTGAAGACGCAGCGCGCGCTGGCGGCAGGCCTCACGCCTATCGTCTGTGTGGGCGAGACGCTCGAAGAGCGCGAATCGGGTGCGACTGAGCGCGTGGTGGGTGCGCAGATCGATGCGGTGCTGGCCGTGCTGTCGGTTGAAGAGGCGGCGCGTATCGTCGTCGCTTATGAGCCCGTCTGGGCGATCGGCACGGGCAAGAGCGCAAGCTCGGAGCAGGCCCAGCAGATGCATGCATTCCTGCGCGCGCGCCTCGCTGCCAAGGGCGCGCAAGTGGCGGACGTGCCGCTGCTCTACGGCGGCAGCGTGAAGCCGGAAAATGCGGCGGAGCTCTTCCGTCAGGCCGACATCGACGGTGGCCTGATCGGCGGTGCTTCGCTCAAAGCGGGTGATTTCCTTGCGATCTGCGCGGCCGCCACGGCGGGCGCCAGTGTCGCGAGCTAA